Within the Populus trichocarpa isolate Nisqually-1 chromosome 14, P.trichocarpa_v4.1, whole genome shotgun sequence genome, the region tttcaattcatttaattataattttaccttGTTAGGGTTCAGGGAATTTAGGCTTCGGCTAATTAATGAaaagtaattatttataaaatacttAATATATGTATGTCAAGAACTGTGTAGCTAAATTCTGCCGACTgcattcatttttcttcttgctgTGGGGTCAACGGATAGAACGTCGCAATGAGAAATCTTGAAACGGTGTTGTTTGACTAGCTGTTGGCATATATTGATGgtagttttattatatataaaaaattaaacaattacaATACACCGATAcaattatgtgtgtgtgtatatttaTATACTCCTTCAATTAATGTATTTCCATAAAAATGGgttctcaatttcttttcacttttttttaacaaatattttttgtttggaaatatatcaaaataatattatttatttattttttaaattttatttttgatattagtatattaatttaaatttttttaaaaataataattaatttttaaaaaagtctttCTCAAACGGACATTTACTCTAAAAGCTtgactattaattaattatactgcTTTGAATTTTACGCTTGCACAAAAGACTAATTTTACCTTAaactatcattttattaattttttttaaaatatttttttttaaattaattttttaatatttttagattgttttgatgtactgatattaaaaataaattttaaaaattaaaaataaatattattttaatatattttcaaataaaaatttaacttgaaattacCTTATCAGTAGCTATAGAGTAATCGTAAAgtgtggttaattttttttttttttaatatgtagcAAATCAATTATAATACTGTTCTTGTtaccatcattattattagatatttctatgaaggaagaTATTGCAATGTCCATTCTAGCTTAGGTATAGGTGGTACGTTGAAGCTTTCAAGTTTCCAGTACTGAATTTCATGAACTTATCCCTTCTTTGCTGCCACCTGCCCAAACAACACCTCAATATAACTGGAATACCtgccaggttttttttttttttttttaatttgcttgttTTTGGATGGTTCCGATTTctccattaaaacaataaaatagctCCCATAAAAACATTTGGCAAAAACACTTCCGAAAATACACACGCGCACTCCtgtaatcttttaatttttgaattggcTTTCTAATTAGTTCTTTTTATTCTtgcatttcaaaattaaaaaaaaaattaatttttttttaaattaatattattttggtgtttttaaattattttgatacgctgatttttattttaaaaataaaaaaatattattctaatatatttataaataaaaatattttaaaaaacaatcataacagTATTGATGAagatatttgaaattatgatttgGACCCTTTAAATTGCCCATAAaagtttcttttgtttcaaataatttatcatttattcCAATTGTAAAGAAAATGACACAAAGACCGTGATCTCTGAcacaataatttaataataattgagaAATTCTAATATAAAGTTATGAAGTTGAAGGCTATAACTCAATCACATCTGTAGAGAGTTGAGACAAATGTGTACAATCACAATGGCATCAATCTATCAAAGGGTACTGACATATTTCAAGTCAGTTTGTGGAAACTGATAGTAGAGGTTTATCTCTAGTTGTACGACCAGTCAGAGGAAAATCATTCATCGTTAGAGTTTAGACTATGAAATGTTCGAGTTTTTACTTTCTTGTGACATAAAGCTGCACTCTACGGGGATTCAGACGACAATTAATTTACGCAACTCTCtctttccaaaaataaatttaaaactattgggaatataaaataaaagtgatggAAAGAATAATCAGAACTAAAATATTCGGATAAATTGGgtaattaatattcaaaatataattaaataccaaaatagtataagataaaataattttggtaaAATAGCATAGTTTGAGGATGTTGTTGCTTAAAACTACGACATTTCAATAATGTAGCGGTTCTGAACTATGACATTAATAAAGTATAGTGTTTTTGAATCGTAATATTCTCATGAAAATTGTTTTGAGAAACAGTTAGATATTTGGTAAAACGGTTGGATAGTAGCTAAAATAGTCAGACCGTTTTGGTTATTGTAAGGTTTTGGGTTCGAACCACTTTGAATGAAAGAATCAATCATTGTCTTAAGACTACCATCATACACAATCGGTACATGATAATATTTGTTATTCAACAATTTGACACCTCCAAGTTATTtcaacattaatatcattataaacCCATCCAAGTACATGacaaataatttctttcatttttatatatgacATGCCTAAATTATTAGTTAACAACAAATTGCTTCCACTACTGTATGTGATACTATTGTTCACTTCAGTAACAATATTGTCACTGTAATAACATAACATAAATATGTTATTAGacattttgtataaaaaataattggattcTAGTCAatttaatgtataattttaactaaattgcacTGCCTCAATCCTAATTGGcaaaattcatagcaaattcaatcaaattatcaaaatttaacGTTAAAGCaaacttaacaaaaaataaatagaattcatGATACTTTATTGATTGATATTTTCATGCTCAATTATATTAAATCAAACGCAAATTCAtagaaaattagtttaattcaaagaaaatactaAATTCGTCAATTTATCAACAATTTAATGAAACATGTAATTTGTTATAATTCAACCACATTTATGCTCCATTGCATGTACTTGTGTGCATATTTAACTACATTATTAGCCGGttccaataatatatatataatttttaattcgaCAACTTAACCtaaataaaacacaacacataattaattgaaataattaattcatcattaattcaattttttttccatatataactatatcaaataaactctaattgaattattcttaactaatttatcattgattaaacaaatattaaattcatcatAAACCTTAAATTCAACTTaagtaattatttgttttcaaccaaaccaaatataaattaatagcaaTATATTATGTTTACCTTACTTATAAAACTATAAGAATGAATTAATAGGCAATGATGATAATGGTGGCAGCAGCAAAGGAAACCATGGATTTTTAACACAACAAGGTTAAATGATGCTTAAAGAATAGAAAAGGTtagatttttagttattttaaaggtaaaatctAAGtgattaatgagttttttaaaagagatttcAAGGGAAATGGTGagttttttaatgagttttttaaaagagatttcAAGGGAAATGGTGAGTTGAGCATCTGTGTATTTTGttacaaaaatacaacaaaatcaaattatatcattcccctaaattgttttaaaacagAATTATTCCCTgctaacttgaaaaaaaaaaaaaccaaaatattgatGAAGGAGTTTTCGAGGTATAATAATTTTCCTCCAAAAACTTCAGGTGATCATCCTGTCACGAGTTCACATTGAAGTCCAAACTCTATCCACATTGCAGCCCTAACAATCTAGCTAGGTATGATAGCATCAAAGTTTCACAGGTGTCTTTTCTTTGTAGACAAATGTGTACAATGGCATCAAAGGTCATCTGTCGAACAGATTTAGGACAGCTTCAGAGTTCCGACAATATGGCCCTATTTAAGTACCATATTACCATAGCCTTTTACAGGGTTAAACATGGCTTTCCTTCTACTACTTGggtattatttaattaagttacaagctcatgaaaataatattcacATGCATATATATGCTTAATTTGCTGAAGATTGTTTTCTACTTTGTTTCTTGAATATATACAATACGGAAGATTTGAACTAGATTTTAcagatgaagaaagaaagagagggagaaagAGAGATAGACATATAGATTACTTGGTCATCAACTACAATTTCCTTCGGACAGCTTGATAATTAATAGTTCTGCTGCAAGGAGGACACGAAACATAGAGAGAGATATTATATGAGTTTAACCCAGATAGTTAACTAACATGGACAAAGGAACCAAGCACAACCCTCTCTTCTTCAAATCTATGCAGTCATTCTTCCCACTACTGAAGATTATTTCACATCTTTCACTTGTTTCCAGCCCTTCTGCATATTGCTCTAAACCACTGCCTTCTTTATTACCCTACAAAATCACAAAAGTCAATTATTTAGACTTCACCCATGTTATATAACTACTGATCATTATACCAAACTAATTTTATTCCATGAAAACtttaaaagaagagaagattttgTGGGAAATCGAGAGAATCAGTAGTTTACCAGAGAACTGTTAAAATATTGATCATTTGTTTTCGTGGGATTCTCTGATATCGGTCTCAAATCTCTAACCTGTTGATAAAATACTGGaatggttaaaataaaaagtttatttcagATCTTTttcttagagagagagagagagagagagagagagagagccattAATATAACCTTGGGGCTATTAACAGGAGAACTAGCAGTATCCTCCAAGGAATCATCAAGAGAAATTTCCTTGGCTCTTGTTTTCTTGAAAGTTAACTCTTTCGGCAAACCCCCATTGATGGAAGAGCAGGCAACAGCATGAGATGATTTCCATGGAGGAAAAGAAGCAGCATCAGAAACCATTGAGGAGCTATCAAAAGTAATAGAGCATAAACTATGATCTTCTTCTTTATGGTTAGAGAAATCTTCAAAATAAGATGTCCACCCACTCTCCTCAGCTGGAGAGACCGAAACAGCTTTATTCATTGATGAATGATTAATAGAGAAGTCTTCCATATATCAGAATCTATTTAACAAACAAACAGAGAGTAAAATCAGAGAAGAGAAAATCAACCAAGATGGTAGCTAGCAAGTGGTAGTAATATGCTATGGTGCCTGCAGGACttgagaagaaagagagagggattTTATAATAGAAAAGGAGATGATGATTAAGGAATGCTAGAAAAGGGAACCCACATTGTCGAATCTTGGTTCGCCATGTGGGTCCTAGGGAGTTGAGGAAGTTAAACCTAGCAGTTGCAACAGAAAAACAAGGCTcacgaaaaaaaagaagaaaaagacatgAGACTTGAGAGttgagcgagagagagagagagaagaacgtgcaggaggagaaaaaaaagaaaatgatagagGGAGAAGGGTTGACCTTTGTGGT harbors:
- the LOC7462049 gene encoding vascular-related unknown protein 1 encodes the protein MEDFSINHSSMNKAVSVSPAEESGWTSYFEDFSNHKEEDHSLCSITFDSSSMVSDAASFPPWKSSHAVACSSINGGLPKELTFKKTRAKEISLDDSLEDTASSPVNSPKVRDLRPISENPTKTNDQYFNSSLGNKEGSGLEQYAEGLETSERCEIIFSSGKNDCIDLKKRGLCLVPLSMLVNYLG